One region of Thunnus albacares chromosome 8, fThuAlb1.1, whole genome shotgun sequence genomic DNA includes:
- the LOC122987964 gene encoding trypsin-1-like: protein MRSLVFVLLIGAAFATEDDKIVGGYECQAHSQPHQVSLNAGYHFCGGSLVNENWVVSAGHCYKSRIQVRLGEHHIRVAEGTEQIISSSRVIRNPGYNPYTIDNDIMLIKLSRPAILNQYVQPVALPTSCAPAGTMCLVSGWGNTMSSVDDGDKLQCLDLPILPQADCDNAYPGMITNAMFCAGFLEGGKDSCQGDSGGPVVCNGELQGVVSWGYGCAERGHPGVYCRVCLFNQWLEETMASN from the exons ATGAGGTCTCTGGTCTTCGTTCTGCTCATCGGAGCTGCTT ttgccACGGAAGACGACAAGATCGTCGGAGGGTATGAGTGCCAGGCCCACTCCCAGCCCCATCAGGTGTCTCTGAATGCTGGCTACCACTTCTGTGGTGGTTCCCTGGTCAACGAGAACTGGGTTGTGTCTGCTGGTCACTGCTACAAGTC TCGTATTCAGGTGCGTCTTGGAGAGCACCACATCAGGGTCGCTGAGGGAACCGAGCAGATCATCAGCTCCTCCCGTGTCATCCGCAACCCCGGCTACAACCCCTACACCATCGACAATGACATCATGCTGATCAAGCTGAGCAGGCCTGCCATCCTCAACCAGTATGTGCAGCCTGTGGCTCTGCCCACCAGCTGCGCCCCCGCTGGCACCATGTGTCTTGTCTCTGGCTGGGGCAACACCATGAGCTCCG TTGATGACGGTGACAAGCTGCAGTGCCTGGACCTCCCCATCCTCCCCCAAGCGGACTGTGACAACGCCTACCCTGGCATGATCACTAATGCCATGTTCTGTGCTGGATTCCTGGAGGGCGGCAAGGATTCCTGCCAG GGTGACTCTGGTGGCCCCGTTGTGTGCAACGGTGAGCTGCAGGGTGTCGTGTCCTGGGGATACGGATGTGCTGAGAGGGGCCACCCTGGTGTTTACTGCAGG GTGTGCCTCTTCAACCAGTGGCTGGAGGAGACCATGGCCAGCAATTAA